The following are encoded together in the Brassica napus cultivar Da-Ae chromosome A9, Da-Ae, whole genome shotgun sequence genome:
- the LOC125578544 gene encoding uncharacterized protein LOC125578544 — protein sequence MSSIGANYAQLQVMQKKQKDKMMKKRLQKEKDGGSIDGGEGDRVSSAATGKSGNRIFPVKSSQSTTYEEEVERHQ from the coding sequence ATGTCGTCTATTGGAGCAAACTACGCACAACTACAAGTTATGCAGAAGAAGCAGAAGgacaagatgatgaagaagagactCCAGAAGGAGAAAGATGGCGGCAGCATAGACGGTGGAGAGGGAGACAGAGTTTCTTCCGCTGCCACTGGAAAGAGTGGTAATAGAATATTTCCGGTCAAGTCTTCTCAATCGACGACTTACGAGGAAGAAGTAGAAAGACACCAGTAA
- the BNAA09G42830D gene encoding uncharacterized protein BNAA09G42830D has product MADELELSPLVPPSPMVDPSEIDLEAGHGEQIQCRICLESDGRDFIAPCKCKGTSKYVHRDCLDHWRAIKEGFAFAHCTTCKAPYYLRVHGAGDRKWRTLKFRFFVTRDILSIFLAVQLVIAALAYMVYFIDSYQQSWLRHIWGFDSQVTFYYMCGALLFFALLGLSGCFITCYDRRVRNDLAQPCRELCLCCCQPGICTDCHLPGTICMWADCTACTEGCASAVSECSGCLGGAGEAGLPLLFITALVVLGLFTVIGIFYSVLVATMVGQRIWQRHYHILAKRMLTKEYVVEDVDGEMMGSEWSPPALPSEHIQQLKTLGLL; this is encoded by the exons ATGGCGGACGAACTGGAATTGTCGCCGTTGGTTCCGCCGTCGCCGATGGTGGATCCTTCCGAGATCGATCTCGAAGCGGGTCACGGCGAACAGATTCAGTGCCGAATCTGCCTTGAATCTGACG GTAGGGATTTCATTGCACCTTGTAAATGCAAAGGAACTTCAAAGTATGTTCATCGTGATTGCTTGGATCACTGGAGAGCTATAAAG GAAGGCTTTGCGTTTGCACACTGCACGACGTGCAAGGCTCCGTATTATCTGAGAGTTCATGGTGCTGGTGATAGGAAATGGAGGACCTTGAAGTTTCGCTTCTTTGTTACTCGTGACATCTTATCCATCTTTCTTGCTGTTCAGCTT GTGATTGCTGCGTTGGCATACATGGTCTATTTCATAGATAGCTACCAGCAATCATGGCTTCGTCATATTTGGGGTTTTGACAGCCAAGTCACGTTTTATTACATGTGTG GAGCTTTACTATTCTTTGCTCTCCTGGGTCTATCTGGATGCTTCATAACTTGCTACGACCGCAGAGTTCGCAATGACTTAGCTCAGCCTTGCCGTGAACTGTGTCTCTGTTGCTGTCAGCCTGG GATATGCACAGACTGCCATCTACCGGGAACTATTTGTATGTGGGCAGATTGCACCGCATGTACTGAAGGTTGTGCAAGTGCAGTTAGTGAATGTAGTGGTTGCCTTGGAGGTGCAGGGGAAGCCGGATTGCCATTGCTCTTCATAACGGCATTAGTAGTTCTCGGTTTGTTTACGGTTATAGGTATATTCTACAGCGTACTGGTTGCAACTATGGTTGGACAACGTATTTGGCAGCGCCATTACCACATTCTCGCTAAAAGAATGCTAACGAag GAGTATGTGGTTGAGGATGTAGATGGGGAAATGATGGGATCTGAGTGGTCTCCACCCGCTTTACCGTCTGAGCATATCCAGCAGCTGAAGACGCTTGGCCTTCTTTGA
- the LOC106368712 gene encoding UBP1-associated proteins 1A-like isoform X2: protein MAKTLDKSKKRKIVKSDKTNKKQKTNQPESSTTPYSTSSSSSDSSDSESEQEFDPEELRDLLQPYSKDQLVDLLCSSPQIGSSIYSSVLEAADRDVTHRKIFVYGLPWETTRETLSGVFEGFGEIEECTVVIDKNTGKAKGFGFVTFTSRRGAREALKEPKKRILSRTATCQLAAMGPAGSGKGQEQTGPVKISLGQAQQQQQVFNGGGMAAASPFMIGNQFHPVYGGGMMANPALAVAAGGGGYMYPMLASALGQMGGIGDPGALGAYFRGGQSLPSAYSDSDTGRKGSGKDSEAAGGSFQG, encoded by the exons ATGGCGAAAACCCTAGACAAATCAAAGAAGCGCAAAATCGTCAAATCCGATAAAACCAACAAGAAGCAGAAGACCAACCAACCCGAATCCTCAACCACGCCGTACTCCACTTCCAGCTCAAGCTCCGACTCCAGCGACTCCGAATCGGAGCAAGAATTCGACCCGGAAGAGCTCCGGGACCTTCTCCAGCCCTACTCCAAGGACCAGCTCGTCGACCTACTCTGCTCCTCTCCCCAGATCGGATCCTCCATCTACTCCTCCGTCCTCGAAGCCGCCGACCGCGACGTCACCCACCGGAAAATCTTCGTCTACGGCCTTCCCTGGGAGACCACCCGCGAGACTCTCTCCGGAGTCTTCGAAGGCTTCGGAGAGATCGAGGAGTGCACCGTCGTCATAGACAAGAACACTGGCAAAGCCAAAGGCTTCGGGTTCGTCACGTTCACGTCGAGGAGAGGAGCCAGAGAGGCGCTCAAGGAGCCCAAAAAGAGGATTCTCAGTAGAACCGCGACGTGCCAGCTGGCTGCGATGGGCCCTGCTGGGTCGGGGAAGGGGCAGGAACAGACTGGTCCTGTGAAGATTAGTTTGGGACAGgctcagcagcagcagcaggtgTTTAACGGTGGTGGAATGGCTGCTGCGTCGCCGTTTATGATTGGGAACCAGTTCCATCCGGTTTATGGAGGTGGGATGATGGCGAATCCAGCTTTAGCGGTGGCTGCTGGTGGAGGAGGGTACATGTATCCGATGTTGGCTAGTGCGTTGGGTCAGATGGGTGGGATTGGTGATCCGGGAGCACTCGGGGCTTACTTTAGAGGAGGTCAGAGTCTTCCTAGTGCTTATTCGGATTCGGATACTGGGAGAAAAGGGAGTGGTAAAGATTCAGAAGCTGCTGGTGGTTCGTTTCAGGG ATGA
- the LOC106368712 gene encoding UBP1-associated proteins 1A-like isoform X1, whose amino-acid sequence MAKTLDKSKKRKIVKSDKTNKKQKTNQPESSTTPYSTSSSSSDSSDSESEQEFDPEELRDLLQPYSKDQLVDLLCSSPQIGSSIYSSVLEAADRDVTHRKIFVYGLPWETTRETLSGVFEGFGEIEECTVVIDKNTGKAKGFGFVTFTSRRGAREALKEPKKRILSRTATCQLAAMGPAGSGKGQEQTGPVKISLGQAQQQQQVFNGGGMAAASPFMIGNQFHPVYGGGMMANPALAVAAGGGGYMYPMLASALGQMGGIGDPGALGAYFRGGQSLPSAYSDSDTGRKGSGKDSEAAGGSFQGYANY is encoded by the coding sequence ATGGCGAAAACCCTAGACAAATCAAAGAAGCGCAAAATCGTCAAATCCGATAAAACCAACAAGAAGCAGAAGACCAACCAACCCGAATCCTCAACCACGCCGTACTCCACTTCCAGCTCAAGCTCCGACTCCAGCGACTCCGAATCGGAGCAAGAATTCGACCCGGAAGAGCTCCGGGACCTTCTCCAGCCCTACTCCAAGGACCAGCTCGTCGACCTACTCTGCTCCTCTCCCCAGATCGGATCCTCCATCTACTCCTCCGTCCTCGAAGCCGCCGACCGCGACGTCACCCACCGGAAAATCTTCGTCTACGGCCTTCCCTGGGAGACCACCCGCGAGACTCTCTCCGGAGTCTTCGAAGGCTTCGGAGAGATCGAGGAGTGCACCGTCGTCATAGACAAGAACACTGGCAAAGCCAAAGGCTTCGGGTTCGTCACGTTCACGTCGAGGAGAGGAGCCAGAGAGGCGCTCAAGGAGCCCAAAAAGAGGATTCTCAGTAGAACCGCGACGTGCCAGCTGGCTGCGATGGGCCCTGCTGGGTCGGGGAAGGGGCAGGAACAGACTGGTCCTGTGAAGATTAGTTTGGGACAGgctcagcagcagcagcaggtgTTTAACGGTGGTGGAATGGCTGCTGCGTCGCCGTTTATGATTGGGAACCAGTTCCATCCGGTTTATGGAGGTGGGATGATGGCGAATCCAGCTTTAGCGGTGGCTGCTGGTGGAGGAGGGTACATGTATCCGATGTTGGCTAGTGCGTTGGGTCAGATGGGTGGGATTGGTGATCCGGGAGCACTCGGGGCTTACTTTAGAGGAGGTCAGAGTCTTCCTAGTGCTTATTCGGATTCGGATACTGGGAGAAAAGGGAGTGGTAAAGATTCAGAAGCTGCTGGTGGTTCGTTTCAGGGGTACGCGAACTATTAA
- the LOC106368713 gene encoding phosphopantothenoylcysteine decarboxylase subunit VHS3-like, protein MEWEEQGLWSSLVLDSASMLKLTASTLTATVLSSFVELLAQVAALEGDVKENGDEVVDAEEGNGNNEDGDSGDDDGGEDEEEGGDAEEVEETKKGSASGPGENGEAGDGDDDDDEPEGGDDNDDDDDDDENENNDDDDDEEEEDDDGGEEEEEEEVEEEEEEDEEEEALQPPKKRKK, encoded by the exons ATGGAGTGGGAGGAACAAGGATTGTGGTCGTCCTTGGTGCTTGATAGCGCTTCGATGCTAAAGCTCACCGCTTCGACTCTAACGGCTACTGTGCTTTCCTCTTTCGTAGAGCTCCTCGCTCAG GTCGCTGCCTTGGAGGGTGATGTTAAAGAGAACGGAGACGAGGTTGTTGATGCAGAGGAAGGCAATGGAAACAATGAAGACGGTGATAgtggtgatgatgatggaggggaagacgaagaagaaggcgGTGATGCAGAAGAAGTAGAGGAGACCAAGAAAGGATCAGCAAGTGGTCCTGGTGAGAATGGTGAAGCTggagatggtgatgatgatgacgatgaaCCTGAAGGGGGTGACGAcaatgacgatgatgatgatgacgacgaaAATGAGaacaatgatgatgatgatgatgaggaagaggaggaTGACGAtggtggtgaagaagaagaggaagaggaggtggaggaagaagaggaagaagatgaggaggAAGAGGCGCTACAGCCaccaaagaagaggaagaagtaa
- the LOC106368711 gene encoding pentatricopeptide repeat-containing protein At2g22070, which yields MMDAHVPPSSHTLLELCTNLLQTPLKSNNARFTAQLVHCRVIKSGLFFSVYLINNLINVYSKTGNALHARKLFDEMPLRTAFSWNTVLSAYAKRGDMSSAREFFDQMPKKDSVSWTTMIVGFKKIGLYRKAVRTMGEMMMKEEGGVAPTQYTLTNVLASVAATGCVETGRKVHTFVLKLGLSSNVSVSNSLLSMYAKCGDAKMARVVFDRMVVRDISSLNAVIALHMQVGEIDLATAQFERMAEKDIVTWNSMIAGYNQRGYDLRALDTFSKMLRESSSLLSPDRFTLSSVLSACANLERLSFGKQIHSHIVATGFDISGIVLNAMISMYSRCGGVDTARRLVEQRGHADLKIEGLTALLDGYIKLGDMNQAKVIFDSLKDRDVVAWTAMIVGYEQHGLYGEAISLFRSMVGEEGGQRPNGYTLAAMLSVASSLASLSHGEQIHGSAVKSGEVYSVSVSNALITMYSKAGCIASARRAFELIRCERDTVSWTSMIIALGQHGHAEEALELFETMLTERLRPDHITYVGVFSACTHAGLVDEGRRYFDMMKNVDKIEPTLSHYACMVDLFGRAGLLQEAHEFIEKMPVEADVVTWGSLLSACRVHKNVDLGKVAAERLLRIEPENSGAYSALANLYSACGKWDESAKIRKSMKDGRVKKEQGFSWIEVKHKVHVFGVEDGVHPQKKEIYVTMKKIWDEIKKMGYVPDTASVLHDLEEEVKEQILRHHSEKLAIAFGLISTPDKATLRIMKNLRVCNDCHTAIKFISKLVGREIIVRDATRFHHFKNGFCSCRDYW from the coding sequence ATGATGGATGCTCATGTTCCACCTTCGTCACATACTCTATTAGAACTCTGCACCAATCTCCTTCAAACTCCTCTCAAGTCCAATAATGCCCGTTTCACAGCTCAACTGGTCCATTGCCGCGTCATCAAATCAGGCCTCTTCTTCAGCGTCTACCTCATCAACAATCTAATCAACGTCTACTCAAAAACCGGCAACGCTCTCCACGCACGCAAActgttcgacgaaatgcctCTGAGAACCGCTTTCTCATGGAACACGGTTCTCTCCGCCTACGCCAAACGAGGAGACATGAGCTCCGCACGCGAGTTCTTCGATCAAATGCCAAAGAAGGATTCTGTCTCGTGGACCACGATGATCGTAGGGTTCAAGAAGATAGGCCTGTACCGAAAGGCTGTAAGAACTATGGgtgagatgatgatgaaggaGGAAGGTGGGGTTGCGCCGACGCAGTACACGCTCACGAACGTTCTTGCGTCGGTTGCTGCCACCGGGTGTGTGGAAACAGGTAGAAAGGTTCACACTTTCGTCCTCAAGCTTGGCCTTTCGAGTAACGTCTCGGTTTCGAACTCGCTGCTTAGCATGTACGCGAAATGCGGTGATGCTAAGATGGCTAGAGTTGTTTTCGATCGAATGGTGGTTAGAGATATCTCTAGCTTGAACGCTGTGATTGCTTTGCACATGCAGGTTGGTGAGATTGATCTTGCCACGGCTCAGTTTGAGCGAATGGCTGAGAAGGATATCGTCACTTGGAACTCTATGATCGCTGGTTACAATCAGCGCGGGTACGACCTCAGAGCTTTAGATACGTTTTCAAAGATGCTTAGAGAGTCCTCCTCTCTGTTGTCGCCGGATAGGTTCACTCTCTCTAGTGTGTTATCCGCTTGTGCAAATCTTGAGAGACTTTCTTTTGGTAAGCAGATTCATTCTCATATCGTTGCAACAGGGTTTGATATCTCTGGGATTGTGTTGAACGCTATGATCTCTATGTACTCGAGGTGTGGAGGGGTTGACACTGCGAGGAGGCTCGTTGAACAGAGAGGCCACGCTGATCTCAAGATCGAAGGCCTTACAGCTTTACTCGATGGGTACATCAAGCTTGGAGACATGAACCAAGCTAAGGTTATATTCGACTCGTTGAAAGACCGCGACGTAGTTGCGTGGACCGCTATGATCGTTGGATACGAGCAGCACGGTTTGTACGGCGAAGCGATAAGCCTTTTCAGATCAATGGTTGGAGAAGAAGGAGGGCAGAGACCAAACGGTTACACGCTCGCGGCGATGCTAAGCGTAGCGTCGAGCTTAGCATCTTTGAGTCACGGCGAGCAGATCCACGGGAGCGCTGTGAAGTCAGGGGAAGTGTACTCGGTATCCGTCAGCAACGCTTTGATAACGATGTATTCAAAGGCGGGTTGCATTGCGTCCGCGAGGCGGGCGTTTGAGTTGATACGCTGCGAGAGGGATACAGTGTCTTGGACGTCGATGATAATCGCGCTGGGACAACACGGCCACGCGGAGGAAGCGCTCGAGCTCTTTGAGACTATGCTGACGGAGAGACTAAGACCTGATCACATAACGTATGTTGGTGTTTTCTCTGCTTGCACTCACGCTGGTTTGGTCGATGAAGGGCGTCGGTACTTTGACATGATGAAGAACGTTGATAAGATTGAGCCTACGCTTAGCCACTACGCTTGTATGGTGGACCTGTTCGGACGCGCTGGTTTATTGCAGGAGGCGCATGAGTTCATTGAAAAGATGCCGGTTGAGGCGGATGTGGTGACGTGGGGGTCACTGCTCTCTGCTTGCAGGGTTCACAAGAACGTCGATCTTGGGAAAGTTGCAGCAGAGAGGCTGCTTCGAATCGAGCCAGAGAACAGCGGAGCGTACTCAGCCTTGGCTAACTTATACTCAGCTTGCGGGAAATGGGACGAATCCGCGAAGATAAGGAAGTCGATGAAAGATGGTAGAGTGAAGAAGGAGCAAGGGTTTAGCTGGATCGAAGTGAAGCATAAAGTCCATGTCTTTGGAGTGGAAGACGGGGTTCATCCGCAGAAGAAGGAGATCTACGTGACCATGAAGAAGATATGGGACGAGATCAAGAAAATGGGTTATGTTCCCGACACTGCTTCTGTGCTGCACGACCTCGAAGAAGAGGTTAAGGAGCAGATTCTGAGGCACCATAGCGAGAAGCTAGCGATAGCGTTTGGGCTGATTAGCACACCGGATAAAGCCACGTTAAGGATCATGAAGAATCTGAGAGTGTGTAATGATTGTCATACGGCTATAAAGTTTATCTCCAAGCTTGTGGGAAGGGAGATAATAGTGAGAGACGCCACAAGGTTTCACCATTTCAAAAATGGGTTTTGTTCTTGCCGGGACTACTGGTGA
- the LOC106429066 gene encoding F-box/kelch-repeat protein At2g44630-like: MPPPSPSFSSLPVEIVLEILARVPKRFHPILSCVSKTFRSLLHSPEIHKTRSLLRRDSLFICFVEKTDQQWFTLRRAENNNPTEEKNHFVSIDLAFPCETEKEPSVVAIGAEIFFICGSFYPSSAMWVLDSRTGTFRRGPSSRAARLCKSVGVVGSKVYVIGSYRDDEIHVEAFDTKTNTWELAPVPEDQDWWSSDATVSLNRKVCALHFSSDANCYDTRDGSCESLDLPKGERLWRSRTGGYVMNNVLYVYYARFGLMWYDSEMRLWRVVNGLSHLNKVRSVAMAEYYGKLAFLWEDGVSGETKEVWCRMIALERSERGVRGIAEASQLLGSVPRGYILQHCLYVSD, encoded by the coding sequence ATGCCGCCGCCGTCGCCCTCGTTTTCTTCACTTCCCGTCGAAATCGTCTTGGAAATCTTAGCTCGCGTCCCGAAACGCTTTCACCCGATCCTCTCTTGCGTCTCCAAGACCTTCCGCAGTCTTCTTCATTCGCCGGAGATACACAAGACTCGCTCTCTCCTCCGCAGAGACTCGCTCTTCATCTGCTTCGTCGAAAAAACAGATCAACAATGGTTCACTCTCCGCAGAGCCGAGAATAACAACCCGACAGAAGAGAAGAACCACTTCGTCTCCATCGACCTCGCGTTCCCTTGTGAGACCGAGAAAGAGCCCTCCGTCGTCGCCATAGGGGCGGAGATCTTCTTTATCTGCGGATCGTTCTATCCTTCGTCGGCCATGTGGGTTCTTGATTCAAGAACCGGGACGTTTCGCCGAGGACCTAGCTCGAGAGCTGCTAGGTTATGCAAAAGCGTCGGGGTGGTCGGGAGCAAGGTGTACGTGATCGGGAGCTATAGAGACGACGAGATACACGTGGAGGCTTTTGACACGAAGACGAACACGTGGGAGCTAGCGCCGGTTCCTGAGGATCAAGATTGGTGGAGTTCGGATGCGACCGTGTCGTTAAACAGGAAAGTCTGTGCGTTACATTTCTCTAGCGATGCTAATTGCTACGATACTAGAGACGGGTCTTGTGAGAGTTTAGATTTGCCTAAGGGTGAACGGTTGTGGAGAAGTAGAACGGGTGGTTATGTGATGAACAATGTGCTCTACGTTTATTACGCTAGGTTCGGGTTGATGTGGTATGACTCTGAGATGAGGCTATGGAGAGTGGTTAATGGTTTGAGTCATCTCAACAAGGTCCGGTCTGTTGCAATGGCGGAGTATTATGGAAAGTTGGCGTTCTTGTGGGAAGATGGTGTGAGTGGTGAAACTAAGGAGGTTTGGTGTAGAATGATTGCTTTGGAGAGGAGTGAAAGAGGGGTTCGTGGGATAGCTGAAGCGTCTCAACTTCTGGGGAGCGTCCCTCGTGGCTATATACTGCAGCATTGTCTCtatgtttcagattag
- the LOC106414478 gene encoding F-box/kelch-repeat protein At2g44700-like, producing MSSPPSFSSLPIDIVVEILARVPKRSHPILSCVSKNFSRLVRSPEIYKIRSLLRKDSLFICFVGKTGAQWFTLRRAENNNPTTEEKNRFVSIDLAFPSQTEQEPCVVAIGPEIFFICGSFNPSSTMWILDSRTGTFRQGLSSRAERLCRSVGVVGSKVYVIGIYRDADEMHVESFDTKTQTWELAPVPEDQGWWWSWAPTVSLNRKVCALRVSGNARCYDPRDGSCESLGLPSKDKWLCRTGACVMNNVLYVYYARFGLMWYDYEMRLWRVVSGLSHLKKVRSVAMAEYYGKLAFLWEDVEVGVSGKTKEVWCRMIALERSERGVHGIAEASQLLGSVLRGYILHHCLSVSD from the coding sequence ATGTCGTCGCCGCCGTCGTTTTCCTCACTTCCCATCGACATCGTCGTGGAAATCTTAGCTCGCGTCCCGAAACGCTCTCACCCGATCCTCTCTTGCGTCTCCAAGAACTTCAGCCGTCTTGTTCGTTCGCCGGAGATATACAAGATTCGCTCTCTCCTCCGCAAAGACTCACTCTTCATCTGCTTCGTCGGCAAAACGGGTGCGCAATGGTTCACTCTCCGAAGAGCTGAGAACAACAACCCGACGACAGAAGAGAAGAACCGCTTCGTCTCCATCGACCTCGCGTTTCCTTCTCAGACCGAGCAAGAACCCTGCGTCGTCGCCATAGGCCCGGAAATATTCTTTATCTGTGGATCATTCAATCCTTCGTCAACCATGTGGATTCTTGATTCAAGAACCGGGACGTTTCGCCAAGGACTTAGCTCGAGAGCTGAAAGGCTATGCAGAAGCGTGGGTGTAGTCGGAAGCAAGGTGTACGTGATCGGGATCTATAGAGACGCCGACGAGATGCACGTGGAGTCATTTGACACGAAGACGCAGACGTGGGAGCTAGCGCCGGTTCCTGAGGATCAAGGCTGGTGGTGGAGCTGGGCCCCAACTGTGTCGTTGAACAGGAAAGTTTGTGCGTTACGTGTTTCTGGCAATGCTAGGTGCTACGATCCTAGAGACGGGTCTTGTGAGAGTTTAGGTTTGCCTAGTAAGGATAAATGGTTGTGCAGAACGGGTGCTTGTGTGATGAACAATGTGCTCTACGTTTATTACGCTAGGTTCGGGCTCATGTGGTATGACTATGAGATGAGGCTGTGGAGAGTGGTTAGTGGTTTGAGTCATCTCAAAAAGGTTCGGTCTGTTGCGATGGCGGAGTATTACGGAAAGTTGGCGTTCTTGTGGGAAGATGTTGAGGTTGGTGTGAGTGGTAAAACTAAGGAGGTTTGGTGTAGAATGATTGCTTTGGAGAGGAGTGAAAGAGGGGTTCATGGGATTGCTGAAGCGTCTCAACTTCTGGGGAGTGTCCTTCGTGGCTATATACTGCATCATTGTCTCTCTGTTTCAGATTAA
- the LOC106429045 gene encoding target of rapamycin complex subunit LST8-1-like, with translation MSQPSVIIATASYDYTIRFWEAQSASCYRAINCPAVPQRELDEGRNPQHVNKLEISPDKRYLAAACNPYIRLFDINSHHGHVRTFVGHTSNVMAVGFHADGNSMYSGSEDGTVRIWDLRAPNRPEVYERNCLKAYHLDGSVTPINTVVLHPNQIELISGDQDGIIRVWDTRMNSCTIELVPEPDTAIRSLSVMRDGTMLAAANDGGTCFIWNILRESQVTTEFEPIHKLQAHDRQILKCVLSPDNKYLATASSDKTVKIWNVDSFTLDKVLTGHQRWVWDCAFSVDAKFILTASSDMTARLWSMEEGNELRVYRGHNKAIVCCALNDV, from the exons ATGAGTCAGCCTTCCGTGATTATCGCAACTGCTAGCTACGATTATACAATCCGATTCTGGGAAGCCCAATCCGCTAGCTGTTACCGTGCCATCAACTGTCCTGCtgtg CCTCAAAGAGAGCTCGATGAAGGCCGTAACCCTCAGCATGTGAACAAGCTCGAGATAAGCCCAGATAAGCGTTACCTAGCAGCAGCTTGCAACCCTTATATACGGCTCTTTGATATCAATTCCCATCATGGACAT GTGAGGACTTTTGTTGGACACACCAGCAATGTTATGGCCGTTGGGTTTCATGCTGATGGCAATTCGATGTACTCAGGATCAGAGGATGGCACAGTTAGGATCTGGGACTTGAG GGCTCCTAATCGACCAGAGGTGTACGAACGGAATTGCCTAAAGGCATATCACTTGGATGGAAGTGTTACCCCAATTAACACAGTTGTTTTACATCCAAATCAG ATTGAACTGATATCTGGAGACCAAGATGGAATTATACGTGTATGGGATACCAGAATGAATTCATGTACCATTGAACTG gtaCCAGAACCTGATACAGCTATACGGTCTTTATCGGTTATGAGGGATGGGACAATGTTGGCTGCTGCTAACGACGGTGGCACATGTTTTATATGGAACATCTTGCGTGAAAGTCAG GTGACAACCGAGTTTGAGCCCATTCATAAGCTTCAAGCTCATGATAGACAGATCCTTAAATGTGTCCTATCTCCTGACAACAA ATATCTAGCGACTGCATCCTCTGATAAAACTGTCAAAATCTGGAACGTCGACAGTTTCACGCTAGATAAAGTGTTAACAG GACATCAGAGATGGGTCTGGGACTGCGCCTTCTCAGTggatgcaaaatttattttaacag CATCATCGGACATGACGGCTAGATTGTGGTCGATGGAAGAGGGAAACGAACTGAGAGTGTACCGAGGTCATAACAAAGCAATTGTGTGTTGTGCACTCAATGATGTCTAG